From Miscanthus floridulus cultivar M001 chromosome 15, ASM1932011v1, whole genome shotgun sequence, the proteins below share one genomic window:
- the LOC136509190 gene encoding uncharacterized protein — translation MQPPVTPPVATGAATPAPPRAIYSQPSSSPLAIASTKTGRRQLLVSSALLLAASSSASTAAGAQAAGEEGDLAGYSGPPPVVTETERAASAAVSRRVREAVGLLELGRELQARGEFPEALASFTRVVREYADLALSEYARVGRALVLYEIGDRDESIAEMEDVSIALKGYPEIHAALAAALYADKHAALLAENQFAIATLLDPHYTDLAYVRDTKHWPPSLVASLHDFITLS, via the exons ATGCAGCCTCCCGTCACGCCGCCGGTAGCCACCGGAGCAGCCACGCCGGCTCCGCCACGAGCCATCTACTCCCAGCCGTCATCATCACCATTAGCAATCGCATCGACAAAGACAGGCAGGCGGCAGCTGCTGGTGTCGTCAGCACTTCTCCTCGCGGCCAGCAGCAGTGCCAGTACCGCCGCCGGCGCGCAGGCTGCAGGAGAGGAAGGAGATTTGGCAGGGTACAGTGGGCCGCCGCCGGTGGTGACGGAGACGGAGCGCGCGGCCAGCGCGGCCGTGTCGCGGCGCGTCCGGGAGGCCGTGGGGCTGCTGGAGCTCGGGCGGGAGTTGCAGGCACGCGGGGAGTTCCCGGAGGCGCTGGCGTCGTTCACGCGCGTGGTGCGGGAGTACGCGGACCTGGCGCTGTCGGAGTACGCGCGGGTGGGGCGGGCACTGGTGCTGTACGAGATCGGCGACCGCGACGAGTCCATCGCCGAGATGGAGGACGTCTCCATCGCCCTAAAGGGATACCCAG AGATCCACGCGGCCCTGGCGGCGGCGCTGTACGCGGACAAGCACGCGGCGCTGCTGGCGGAGAACCAGTTCGCCATCGCGACGCTGCTGGACCCGCACTACACGGACCTCGCCTACGTCCGGGACACCAAGCACTGGCCGCCCAGCCTCGTTGCATCACTCCACGACTTCATCACACTCTCCTAG
- the LOC136506552 gene encoding protein RGF1 INDUCIBLE TRANSCRIPTION FACTOR 1-like gives MKRETVPSWLQILLATQFFTTCANHLLASRNECTLFCTQCEATPAAFCNNCRSSDHSTHRVIQIRRSSYHDVVRVSEIEDILDISDVQTYVINSARVVFLNERPQLRASGVPICKAPSSSTHSCETCNRALLDAFCFCSLGCNLRGLNMEMSMPSMVENSPQSNGKDHVTRIDDVGSSTTSDKDSCNDKNNEEPPPKRVARHRRKGIPQRAPFF, from the exons ATGAAAAGGGAGACAGTCCCTTCATGGCTACAGATATTGCTTGCAACACAGTTCTTTACGACTTGTGCAAACCATCTTCTTGCTAGTCGCAACGAGTGTACCCTATTTTGCACCCAGTGTGAGGCTACACCAGCTGCTTTCTGCAACAATTGCCGTTCAAGCGATCATTCCACTCATCGTGTAATCCAG ATAAGGCGATCATCCTATCATGATGTTGTGAGGGTTTCAGAGATTGAGGACATCCTTGATATTAGCGATGTGCAAACTTATGTGATCAATAGTGCAAGGGTCGTATTCTTGAATGAGCGCCCACAACTGCGTGCTTCTGGTGTCCCCATTTGTAAGGCACCTTCGTCATCAACACATAGCTGTGAGACATGCAATCGTGCTCTACTTGATGCATTTTGCTTCTGCTCTCTTGGATGCAAT CTTAGAGGCTTAAATATGGAAATGAGTATGCCATCCATGGTTGAAAATAGCCCTCAATCCAATGGTAAGGATCATGTGACTAGGATTGACGATGTTGGTTCAAGTACTACAAGTGACAAAGACAGCTGCAATGACAAGAATAACGAAGAACCACCACCAAAAAGGGTTGCTCGCCACCGACGCAAGGGAATTCCCCAACGTGCGCCATTCTTCTAA